The proteins below are encoded in one region of Shewanella putrefaciens:
- the mutL gene encoding DNA mismatch repair endonuclease MutL: MGIQILPPQLANQIAAGEVVERPASVVKELVENSLDAGATRIDIEIDRGGSKLIKIRDNGSGIPKDELALALSRHATSKLHTLDDLEAILSFGFRGEALASISSVSRLTLTSRTLKQTEAWQAQAEGADMAVKVMPAAHPVGSTIEVMDLFFNTPARRRFLKSDKTEFTHIDEWLKRIALVRGDIHFTLTHNGKTVRNYRPAMNEPQYLQRLTQVAGRQFADEALRVECQHDDLRLSGYLQSPWSTVLTDTHYFYVNGRLVRDRLVNHAVRQAFAQKAELEQPGYVLMLDIDPHQVDVNVHPAKHEVRFHQSRYVHDYILQALQSALEEAGEFSFEPNSPQLEDNLHVSQPAHSAFELKSSDAKDSLAWVDTSRESQTETALAGSRSADIPRTRAGTVIHSNAFGSMAVPRETRSGAAGGARPRTELPSKAAIASYGALLQTPSYSVQDKVYQPAQPMPAILDGQFWVFTDGPKLSLLRIESAALAIRCHEIEMKLATGLIGQPLLMPVSVAADTEWQSLIDEHETLIRQLGLELTIRYQQLIIKKVPPYLRDSPLAKVIPEWLQSLRFEAPAPNALAVWLAEQSLAGFVSAPEIWAAFCQLSEEKRQYITKNAISLPWQSWLEEQASE; encoded by the coding sequence ATGGGTATTCAGATCCTTCCTCCACAACTGGCCAACCAGATTGCCGCCGGCGAAGTCGTTGAAAGGCCTGCTTCAGTCGTCAAAGAGCTAGTCGAGAACAGCTTAGATGCGGGTGCGACGCGCATCGATATTGAAATCGATAGGGGAGGCAGTAAGCTTATCAAGATCCGTGATAATGGCTCGGGGATCCCAAAGGACGAACTTGCCTTAGCATTATCACGCCATGCAACATCCAAATTGCATACGCTGGACGATCTCGAAGCTATCTTAAGTTTTGGCTTTCGCGGGGAAGCGCTCGCCAGTATTAGTTCAGTCTCTCGCTTAACCTTAACGTCACGCACGCTTAAGCAAACCGAAGCTTGGCAAGCCCAGGCCGAAGGGGCCGATATGGCGGTTAAGGTGATGCCCGCCGCTCATCCCGTGGGCTCGACCATTGAAGTGATGGATCTATTTTTCAATACCCCGGCTCGTAGACGCTTCTTAAAGAGTGATAAAACCGAATTTACCCATATCGATGAATGGTTAAAACGTATCGCATTAGTACGGGGAGATATCCATTTTACCTTGACTCACAATGGTAAAACGGTGCGTAACTATCGCCCCGCGATGAATGAGCCTCAATATTTACAGCGGCTGACGCAGGTCGCCGGACGGCAATTTGCCGATGAGGCGCTGCGGGTTGAATGCCAGCATGATGATCTGCGCCTAAGTGGTTATTTGCAGTCGCCTTGGTCAACCGTGCTTACAGACACCCATTATTTCTATGTGAATGGTCGACTGGTGCGTGACCGTCTTGTGAATCATGCGGTGCGTCAAGCCTTTGCGCAAAAAGCCGAACTTGAACAGCCAGGTTATGTACTGATGTTGGACATCGACCCCCATCAAGTGGATGTCAATGTCCACCCCGCTAAGCATGAAGTCAGGTTCCATCAGAGCCGTTATGTGCATGATTATATTTTGCAGGCGTTGCAATCGGCGCTAGAGGAAGCTGGCGAGTTCAGTTTTGAACCAAACTCGCCACAACTAGAAGATAATCTTCATGTTAGCCAGCCAGCGCATTCTGCTTTCGAGCTTAAATCTTCAGATGCGAAAGACAGCCTCGCCTGGGTTGATACGTCTAGGGAGAGTCAAACTGAAACGGCATTAGCTGGATCTCGTTCTGCTGACATTCCAAGGACTCGCGCTGGAACTGTGATTCATAGCAACGCCTTTGGGAGCATGGCTGTGCCAAGGGAGACTCGCAGTGGTGCGGCAGGGGGAGCTCGACCGCGTACTGAGCTGCCTTCAAAGGCCGCAATTGCAAGCTATGGTGCGTTATTGCAAACCCCATCCTACAGCGTGCAGGATAAGGTGTATCAACCAGCGCAACCTATGCCTGCGATACTCGATGGACAATTTTGGGTATTTACTGATGGGCCAAAATTAAGTTTATTACGTATTGAGTCTGCAGCATTAGCGATCCGCTGCCATGAAATTGAAATGAAACTGGCTACAGGGTTGATTGGGCAGCCTTTATTGATGCCAGTATCGGTCGCTGCCGATACTGAGTGGCAGTCGTTAATCGATGAGCACGAGACCTTAATACGTCAACTGGGATTAGAACTGACAATTCGTTACCAGCAGTTGATAATTAAAAAAGTGCCCCCATATCTCAGGGACAGCCCGTTGGCTAAGGTGATCCCCGAGTGGTTACAATCGCTGCGTTTTGAGGCGCCAGCACCCAATGCATTAGCTGTGTGGCTGGCGGAGCAGAGTCTAGCGGGATTTGTGTCAGCGCCTGAGATCTGGGCTGCATTTTGTCAGTTAAGTGAAGAGAAAAGACAGTATATCACCAAAAATGCAATATCCTTACCTTGGCAGTCGTGGCTAGAAGAGCAAGCAAGTGAATAA
- the miaA gene encoding tRNA (adenosine(37)-N6)-dimethylallyltransferase MiaA — protein MNKKQQPKVLFLMGPTASGKTALALELAEKHNCEIISVDSALIYRGMDIGSAKPSAEELARWPHRLIDIRDPAESYSAADFRTDALAEIEQIISMGKTPLLVGGTMMYFKALLEGLSPLPSANEAIRAEIQAEADTKGWDVLHDQLREIDPVSAERIHPNDPQRLSRALEVYRISGKSLTELTHTKSAPLPYDVVQFAIAPRERKVLHDLIAQRFKIMLQQGFIDEVTQLKTRNDLHLDLPSMRCVGYRQCWQYLDGEFDYDTMVEKAVAATRQLAKRQLTWLRSWPELNWLESGAEGNLVTLMRQCR, from the coding sequence GTGAATAAAAAACAACAGCCTAAAGTGTTATTCCTTATGGGGCCTACGGCCTCGGGGAAAACGGCTTTAGCACTAGAGTTGGCCGAGAAACACAACTGTGAAATTATCTCAGTTGACTCCGCCCTGATTTATCGTGGTATGGATATTGGCAGCGCCAAACCTTCGGCTGAAGAATTAGCCCGTTGGCCGCATCGCTTAATCGATATTCGCGATCCGGCCGAAAGTTACTCGGCTGCCGATTTTCGAACCGATGCACTGGCAGAGATTGAACAAATTATCAGCATGGGAAAAACACCCCTATTGGTCGGTGGCACCATGATGTATTTTAAGGCGTTATTAGAAGGATTATCACCGCTTCCCAGTGCCAATGAAGCGATACGGGCAGAGATCCAAGCCGAGGCGGACACTAAGGGGTGGGACGTGCTGCACGACCAATTACGGGAGATAGATCCCGTGTCGGCAGAAAGAATTCATCCTAATGATCCACAAAGGCTTTCAAGAGCGCTGGAAGTCTATAGAATAAGCGGCAAGAGTCTGACTGAGCTGACACACACTAAGTCAGCACCTTTGCCCTACGATGTGGTGCAATTTGCCATTGCCCCCCGCGAGCGTAAAGTGTTACATGACTTAATAGCGCAGCGCTTTAAGATCATGTTGCAGCAAGGTTTTATTGATGAAGTTACGCAGCTAAAAACGAGAAATGACCTGCATTTAGATTTACCATCAATGCGTTGTGTGGGATATCGACAATGTTGGCAGTACCTCGATGGTGAGTTTGACTATGATACTATGGTCGAAAAAGCAGTTGCAGCTACTAGGCAATTGGCTAAGCGTCAATTAACATGGTTGCGCAGTTGGCCAGAGTTGAATTGGCTTGAAAGTGGTGCTGAGGGGAATTTAGTTACACTTATGCGTCAATGCCGCTAG
- the hfq gene encoding RNA chaperone Hfq has protein sequence MAKGQSLQDPFLNALRRERVPVSIYLVNGIKLQGQVESFDQFVILLKNTVSQMVYKHAISTVVPARPFNVTGHQNAQGGYGAQDDMPSGE, from the coding sequence ATGGCTAAGGGGCAATCTTTACAAGACCCATTTTTGAACGCACTGCGCCGCGAGCGCGTTCCTGTATCAATTTACTTGGTAAACGGCATTAAACTCCAGGGACAGGTAGAGTCGTTTGATCAATTTGTCATTCTGTTGAAAAACACAGTGAGCCAAATGGTTTACAAACACGCTATTTCTACCGTGGTTCCCGCTCGTCCATTCAACGTTACTGGCCATCAAAATGCCCAGGGCGGATACGGCGCGCAGGATGATATGCCTAGTGGTGAATAA
- the hflX gene encoding ribosome rescue GTPase HflX: MFDRYEAGETAVLVHIDFSDEERREDLVELQLLVESAGARSVGVITGSRRSPDRKFFVGSGKAEELAALVAATEANVVIFNHALSPAQERNLEQVCQCRVLDRTTLILDIFAQRARTHEGKLQVELAQLRHMSTRLVRGWTHLERQKGGIGLRGPGETQLETDRRLLRGRIKNINKRLERVDKQREQSRRARKRSEMPTVSLVGYTNAGKSTLFNALTSSDVYAADQLFATLDPTLRKLDLPDGAVILADTVGFIRHLPHDLVAAFKATLQETRQAELLLHIVDCADENMADNFEQVQNVLKDIEADEVMQLVVCNKIDLLEDVTPRIEYDDTGKPVRVWVSAQKRLGFDLLLKAITELIGEVIRELTLRIPATAGHYLGQFYRLDAIQQKEYDDLGNCILSVRLSDADWRRLAKQSQGELETFIFDTSIEKAVC, encoded by the coding sequence TTGTTTGATCGTTATGAGGCGGGAGAAACAGCGGTTCTTGTCCATATCGACTTTTCCGATGAGGAACGCCGAGAAGACTTAGTCGAGCTACAGCTACTCGTTGAGTCCGCTGGCGCGCGTTCAGTCGGGGTCATTACTGGAAGTCGACGCTCACCAGACCGCAAGTTTTTTGTGGGATCTGGAAAAGCCGAAGAATTAGCCGCACTTGTGGCTGCGACTGAGGCCAATGTGGTGATTTTTAACCACGCCTTGAGTCCTGCCCAAGAGCGTAATCTTGAGCAAGTGTGCCAGTGCCGAGTATTGGACCGGACCACGCTTATTTTGGATATTTTTGCTCAACGTGCACGGACTCACGAAGGTAAGTTGCAGGTGGAGCTAGCGCAATTGCGTCACATGTCGACTCGCCTTGTGCGTGGTTGGACTCACCTTGAGCGCCAAAAAGGCGGTATTGGTTTACGTGGGCCTGGGGAAACTCAGCTTGAAACCGATAGACGTCTGCTCAGGGGGCGGATTAAAAATATCAATAAGCGCTTAGAGCGAGTTGATAAGCAACGTGAGCAGAGCCGCCGCGCCCGTAAGCGCAGCGAAATGCCAACGGTTTCATTGGTAGGTTATACCAACGCGGGCAAATCAACCTTGTTCAATGCGTTAACCTCGTCAGACGTTTATGCAGCCGATCAGTTATTTGCCACACTCGATCCCACGCTTAGAAAGCTCGATTTACCCGATGGTGCCGTGATATTAGCGGATACAGTGGGGTTTATTCGTCATCTGCCACACGATCTCGTCGCCGCATTTAAGGCAACGCTACAGGAGACTCGTCAGGCGGAATTACTACTGCATATTGTTGATTGTGCAGATGAAAATATGGCGGATAATTTTGAACAAGTGCAAAATGTGCTGAAAGACATCGAAGCCGATGAAGTCATGCAGCTGGTCGTTTGTAATAAAATTGACCTGCTTGAAGATGTGACACCTCGAATCGAGTATGACGATACAGGCAAGCCTGTTCGCGTATGGGTTTCGGCACAAAAGCGTTTGGGGTTTGATTTACTCCTCAAGGCTATCACTGAGCTTATTGGTGAGGTCATTAGGGAGTTAACACTTAGAATTCCGGCAACTGCTGGACATTATCTTGGCCAGTTTTATCGACTGGATGCGATACAGCAGAAAGAGTACGACGATCTGGGGAACTGTATTTTGTCTGTTCGTTTATCGGACGCCGATTGGCGCCGATTAGCTAAACAGAGTCAGGGTGAGTTAGAAACCTTTATCTTCGATACGTCGATAGAAAAGGCTGTTTGTTAA
- the hflK gene encoding FtsH protease activity modulator HflK, translating to MAWNEPGNKGNDPWGNKGGNDKGPPDLDEVFRNLSKRFGGKGNGSSGQNFSSFGLIIILAIALAVWGLSGFYTIKEAERGVALRFGQHNGEIGPGLHWKATFIDQIYPVDIQSVRSIPASGSMLTSDENVVKVELDVQYRILDAYSYLFSAVDANASLREATDSALRYVIGHNKMDDILTTGRDAIRRDTWKELERILEPYKLGLEVVDVNFLPARPPEEVKDAFDDAISAQEDEQRFIREAEAYAREIEPKARGEVERMAQQANAYKEREILEARGKVARFELLLPEYQAAPEVTRKRLYLDTMQQVMTETNKVLIDAKNNGNLMYLPLDKLMKEKTATPDLEPKPQQNVNSSSVSTTRIGEPLSGRPSRDDRTRQGRD from the coding sequence ATGGCTTGGAACGAGCCCGGTAACAAGGGTAATGATCCTTGGGGAAATAAAGGTGGTAACGACAAAGGACCACCGGACCTTGATGAGGTTTTTCGTAATCTTTCAAAGCGCTTTGGCGGCAAAGGCAATGGCTCATCAGGCCAGAACTTTAGTTCGTTTGGCTTAATCATCATTCTTGCCATTGCTTTAGCTGTTTGGGGACTCTCGGGTTTTTACACAATTAAAGAGGCTGAGCGTGGTGTAGCACTGCGTTTTGGTCAACACAATGGTGAAATTGGCCCTGGCCTTCACTGGAAAGCGACCTTTATCGACCAGATTTATCCCGTCGACATTCAATCGGTTCGCTCTATTCCAGCGTCTGGTAGCATGCTGACATCCGATGAAAACGTCGTGAAAGTTGAGCTTGATGTGCAGTATCGTATTTTAGATGCGTACTCGTATCTATTCAGTGCGGTTGATGCCAATGCCAGCTTACGTGAAGCGACCGATAGCGCCCTGCGTTATGTGATTGGTCATAACAAGATGGACGATATTCTGACCACGGGCCGTGATGCTATTCGTCGCGACACTTGGAAAGAATTAGAACGTATTCTTGAACCGTACAAATTGGGCCTTGAGGTTGTCGACGTTAACTTCTTACCTGCGCGTCCGCCAGAAGAAGTGAAAGATGCCTTCGATGATGCTATTTCTGCCCAAGAAGATGAACAGCGCTTTATTCGTGAAGCTGAAGCCTATGCCCGTGAAATTGAACCCAAAGCACGTGGTGAAGTGGAACGCATGGCGCAACAAGCTAATGCCTATAAAGAGCGTGAAATCCTAGAAGCTCGCGGTAAGGTTGCTCGTTTTGAGTTGCTGTTACCTGAGTACCAAGCGGCGCCTGAAGTCACTCGTAAACGCTTGTATTTAGATACAATGCAGCAGGTGATGACGGAGACCAACAAAGTGCTGATTGATGCCAAAAACAATGGCAACTTAATGTACTTGCCGTTAGACAAGTTAATGAAAGAGAAGACAGCGACACCTGATCTTGAACCTAAGCCTCAGCAGAATGTCAATTCTTCATCTGTATCAACGACTCGCATTGGTGAGCCTTTGAGTGGACGTCCGTCCCGCGATGATCGTACTCGCCAAGGGAGGGATTAA